One Acipenser ruthenus chromosome 33, fAciRut3.2 maternal haplotype, whole genome shotgun sequence genomic region harbors:
- the tbx21 gene encoding T-box transcription factor TBX21, whose protein sequence is MLNGTEAISFGKEAETVSHHHPHHNKDPSELKMGIQDARFLYQEPNPTGLENCSLALPYSSQTLPGSQSGRFFTSAALNSCHYNPMRSPSAGGGGQPYTAPGSEVCAAPGGEMYPPSSDGYPSSLFHHGYPRALLEPLPGFQVCGKTQAVLNNYPLWAKFHQYQTEMIITKQGRRMFPYLSFNITALDPTVHYNVYVDVVLADQHHWRYQGGKWVQCGKAECNMPGNRRYMHPDSPNSGAHWMRQEISFGKLKLTNNKGGSNNTGQMIVLQSLHKYQPQLHIVEVKEDSTEEPHMISKTQTFTFPETQFIAVTAYQNADITQLKIDHNPFAKGFRDNFDAMYGHIENDRLTPSPTDATGCQQLLSSGCYPQSYRSEPYLSPLQQNRYYSHDRATVGLPGQAKEPGVSSSSPHSRWYHPGQQTPTTANRLDFSSYESNYAANAFVSYKPFPIQTSAHHPLGYYPEHPFGSSTASGAWGSSRPTSQYHHHHHHKPGLSWFRPAPTHPSVALELQQGQPTLPAPQQDKAKEAGGEDSSWLEPPSVKSVDSADSGLFEGAESKKRRVSPYASSTESSPPNRAAEACERDCSGDAGYYGFYTN, encoded by the exons ATGTTGAATGGGACTGAGGCGATAAGTTTTGGCAAAGAAGCAGAAACGGTCAGCCACCATCACCCCCACCACAACAAGGATCCCTCGGAGCTGAAGATGGGAATTCAAGACGCAAGATTTTTATATCAGGAGCCGAACCCGACCGGACTGGAGAACTGTTCCCTAGCGTTACCTTATTCCAGCCAGACTTTGCCCGGGAGTCAAAGCGGTCGATTTTTCACCTCGGCAGCCCTCAATAGCTGTCACTACAACCCCATGAGATCCCCAAGCGCAGGGGGAGGGGGGCAGCCGTACACAGCACCGGGGAGCGAAGTTTGCGCCGCTCCTGGGGGTGAGATGTACCCCCCTAGCAGTGACGGGTATCCTTCCAGCCTGTTTCACCACGGGTACCCACGGGCGCTGCTCGAACCCTTGCCCGGATTTCAAGTTTGTGGGAAAACGCAGGCGGTTTTAAATAACTACCCGCTATGGGCGAAGTTTCACCAGTACCAGACTGAGATGATCATCACTAAACAGGGACG GCGGATGTTCCCCTACCTGAGTTTCAACATCACAGCTCTGGACCCAACGGTCCATTACAACGTATACGTGGACGTGGTTCTGGCGGATCAGCACCACTGGCGCTACCAAGGAGGGAAGTGGGTCCAGTGTGGCAAAGCAGAGTGCAACATGCCAG GTAACAGGCGTTACATGCACCCCGACTCGCCCAACTCTGGAGCGCACTGGATGAGGCAGGAGATCTCTTTCGGGAAACTCAAACTGACCAACAACAAGGGAGGCTCCAACAACACAGGGCAG ATGATCGTGCTGCAGTCTCTACACAAGTACCAGCCGCAGCTGCACATTGTGGAGGTGAAGGAGGACAGCACTGAGGAGCCACACATGATTTCCAAGACCCAGACCTTCACCTTCCCCGAGACCCAGTTCATCGCTGTCACTGCCTACCAGAACGCAGAC ATCACCCAGTTGAAAATCGACCACAATCCCTTTGCTAAAGGGTTCCGGGACAATTTTGATGC GATGTACGGGCACATCGAGAATGACCGGCTCACCCCCTCCCCTACTGATGCCACCGGCTGCCAGCAACTCCTGTCCAGCGGATGCTACCCCCAGTCGTACCGGTCAGAGCCCTACCTGAGCCCCCTCCAACAGAACCGTTACTACAGCCACGATCGGGCAACCGTGGGTCTCCCAGGGCAAGCCAAGGAGCCTGGTGTCAGCAGTAGCAGTCCGCACAGCCGCTGGTACCACCCGGGGCAGCAGACGCCCACCACGGCAAACCGGCTGGACTTCAGCTCCTACGAATCCAACTACGCCGCCAACGCCTTCGTCTCCTACAAACCCTTCCCCATCCAGACCTCCGCACACCACCCCCTGGGTTACTACCCGGAGCATCCTTTTGGATCGTCCACGGCTTCAGGGGCGTGGGGTTCCAGCCGACCCACTTCCCagtaccaccaccaccaccatcacaaacCCGGGCTCAGCTGGTTCAGACCGGCACCGACTCACCCCTCCGTAGCCCTGGAGCTCCAGCAGGGCCAGCCCACTCTCCCTGCACCCCAGCAGGACAAGGCAAAGGAGGCTGGAGGGGAGGACTCCTCCTGGTTGGAGCCCCCCTCGGTGAAGTCCGTAGACTCTGCCGATTCGGGGCTGTTCGAGGGGGCGGAGAGCAAGAAGAGGAGGGTGTCTCCGTACGCCTCGAGCACAGAGAGCTCGCCCCCGAACCGCGCAGCAGAGGCCTGCGAGAGGGACTGCAGTGGCGATGCTGGCTATTACGGGTTTTACACGAACTGA
- the LOC117433230 gene encoding oxysterol-binding protein-related protein 7-like isoform X3 has product MSSTEKAPPPRHKPPPPSRSNSTASSRHLGTRQSSRNWEVMEDPQNEIGGGEGGGRDLAQPDKQEGYLLKKRKWPLKGWHKRYFVLDSGILKYAKTQQDISKGKLRGSINVSLSVMSVNKKSKRIDLDAEDNLYHLKGKSQEVFSAWVSRLRAHRIFRKSDLARLQNGMLTSLSALEPLPSNGALLGLISQIQPHNPLHLSPESGPLHSIPSLAVEVDSKVAAWLQHTDDMQTCSRELSECQTNLTELWRLLQSLELLHRVASVPLICDSQNLVSERPKKEKRSSKIWCTKNSAKEEAAGTAVSSRLHASDPSLPDCLDPPLPSAFSLQPESSQLQQNFCSLAQKVHSSLKSAFDSLSLERERLHQSWLHPEQRETPVTQIANLRNALSEVSSQNMELQTHLTRIHSLSTSSDSTIASFVSVSQEEQVSPGVGERSLKQQGSNDSSASLSDSQAEFFDAFEVVVCGSSSENDASDAESCVSNMTYSNSEEQLDCREGAATLRKVTVPSAPSIPSRAAQYAGRRTCLPAPGPNTSNISLWNIMRNNIGKDLSRVSMPVQLNEPLGTLQRLCEELEYSELLDAANQRQDPFERMVFVAAFAISAYASAYHRSGSKPFNPVLGETYECEREDKGLRFISEQVSHHPPISVCQAESDNFIFWQDVRWKNKFWGKSLEIVPVGMVNVTLTKFGDHYEWNKVTSCIHNILSGQRWIEHYGEVVIRNNSSSICQCKITFCKSKYWGSNMNEVQGAVLDEAGTVIHRLGGRWHEGIYCGTPPKTHCIWKPNPMPADFDRYYGFTRYALELNELNPELKLLLPPTDTRLRPDQRRTVDVSGKELWFSNGTYWKVRKDPGFSEMDNAVLW; this is encoded by the exons ATGAGCTCCACAGAGAAGGCCCCGCCCCCTCGCCACAAGCCGCCGCCCCCCTCGCGGAGCAACAGCACCGCCTCCTCCCGACACCTGGGCACGAGGCAG AGCTCGAGGAACTGGGAGGTGATGGAGGATCCGCAGAACGAGATTGGTGGAGGCGAAGGGGGAGGGCGGGACTTGGCACAGCCCGATAAGCAGGAAGGGTACCTGCTGAAAAAGAGGAAGTGGCCCCTTAAGGGATGGCACAag AGGTATTTTGTGCTGGACAGCGGGATTCTCAAATACGCCAAGACTCAGCAAGAT ATCAGTAAGGGGAAGCTCCGCGGCTCGATCAACGTCAGTCTGTCTGTCATGTCCGTCAACAAGAAATCCAAACGCATTGATCTGGATGCTGAAGACAACTTGTATCACCTCAAG GGGAAGTCTCAGGAAGTGTTCTCTGCCTGGGTCTCTCGTCTCCGCGCTCATCGGATCTTTCGCAAGAGCGACTTGGCCCGGCTGCAGAATGGGATGCTCACATCGCTGTCTGCCCTTGAACCCCTGCCCAGCAATGGAGCTCTGCTGGGTCTG ATCTCTCAGATCCAGCCCCACAATCCCTTGCATCTAAGCCCCGAGTCTGGCCCCCTGCACAGTATCCCCTCCCTGGCTGTAGAGGTAGACAGTAAGGTGGCTGCCTGGCTGCAGCACACTGACGACATGCAGACGTGCTCCAGGG AGCTCTCCGAATGCCAGACAAACTTGACCGAGCTGTGGAGGCTGCTGCAGAGTCTGGAGCTGCTCCATCGAGTCGCCTCCGTCCCCCTCATCTGTGACAGCCAG AATTTGGTGTCGGAGAGACCCAAGAAGGAGAAGCGATCGTCCAAGATCTGGTGCACCAAAAACTCTGCAAAGGAGGAAGCTGCAGGCACG GCTGTCTCGTCCCGGCTCCATGCCTCAGACCCCAGCCTGCCTGACTGCCTGGACCCTCCCCTCCCCAGTGCCTTCTCCCTCCAGCCAGAGTCCAGCCAGCTCCAGCAGAACTTCTGCAGCCTGGCGCAGAAAG TCCACTCCTCCTTGAAAAGTGCCTTCGACTCCCTGTCTCTGGAGCGAGAACGCCTGCATCAGAGCTGGCTGCACCCCGAGCAGAGAGAGACCCCCGTCACACAGATAGCAAACCTGCGCAACGCCCTGTCAGAG GTCTCCTCTCAGAACATGGAGCTACAGACCCACCTGACCCGAATTCACTCACTGTCCACCTCATCGGACTCCACCATCGCGTCCTTTGTGTCTGTGAGCCAAGAGGAG CAGGTCTCCCCTGGCGTCGGTGAGCGATCTCTAAAGCAGCAGGGCTCCAATGACAGCTCGGCGTCTCTGTCGGACTCCCAAGCCGAATTCTTCGACGCCTTCGAGGTCGTCGTCTGCGGCAGCTCCTCGGAGAACGACGCCTCCGACGCAGAGTCCTGCGTGAGCAACATGACCTACAGCAACTCCGAGGAGCAGCTGGACTGCAGGGAGGGAGCCGCGACCCTCAGGAAAG TGACTGTTCCCAGCGCTCCCAGTATCCCCAGCAGGGCTGCCCAGTACGCTGGCCGGCGGACCTGCCTCCCAGCCCCCGGCCCCAACACCAGCAACATCAGCCTGTGGAACATCATGCGCAACAACATTGGGAAGGATCTGTCCCGCGTCTCCATGCCGGTGCAGCTGAACGAGCCCCTGGGCACCCTGCAGAGACTGTGTGAGGAGCTGGAGTACTCTGAGCTGCTGGACGCTGCCAACCAGAGACAGGACCCCTTTGAGAGGATG GTGTTCGTCGCTGCGTTCGCTATCTCGGCCTACGCCTCTGCGTATCACCGGTCCGGCAGTAAACCCTTCAACCCGGTTCTGGGGGAGACGTACGAGTGCGAGCGAGAGGATAAGGGCCTCCGCTTCATCAGCGAGCAG GTCAGCCATCACCCTCCAATCTCTGTGTGTCAGGCTGAGTCTGACAACTTCATCTTCTGGCAAG ACGTCAGGTGGAAAAACAAATTCTGGGGGAAGTCGCTGGAGATCGTTCCAGTAGGGATGGTGAACGTCACTCTTACAAA GTTCGGGGACCACTACGAGTGGAACAAGGTGACCTCCTGCATTCACAACATCCTGAGCGGCCAGCGCTGGATCGAGCACTACGGGGAGGTGGTGATCcgaaacaacagcagcagcatctgCCAGTGCAAGATCACCTTCTGCAAG TCCAAGTACTGGGGCTCTAATATGAATGAGGTGCAGGGGGCTGTGCTGGACGAGGCTGGCACGGTGATCCATCGACTCGGGGGACGCTGGCACGAGGGCATCTACTGCGGGACCCCCCCCAAGACGCACTGCATCTGGAAACCAA ACCCCATGCCTGCCGACTTCGACCGCTATTACGGCTTCACACGGTACGCTTTGGAGCTGAACGAGCTGAACCCAGAGCTGAAGCTGCTGCTGCCGCCCACCGACACCCGGCTCCGACCCGACCAGAG GAGAACGGTGGACGTCAGTGGTAAGGAGTTATGGTTTAGCAACGGGACATACTGGAAAGTTAGGAAGGACCCGGGATTTTCAGAAATGGACAACGCTGTTCTGTGGTGA
- the LOC117433230 gene encoding oxysterol-binding protein-related protein 7-like isoform X2 has protein sequence MSSTEKAPPPRHKPPPPSRSNSTASSRHLGTRQSSRNWEVMEDPQNEIGGGEGGGRDLAQPDKQEGYLLKKRKWPLKGWHKRYFVLDSGILKYAKTQQDISKGKLRGSINVSLSVMSVNKKSKRIDLDAEDNLYHLKGKSQEVFSAWVSRLRAHRIFRKSDLARLQNGMLTSLSALEPLPSNGALLGLISQIQPHNPLHLSPESGPLHSIPSLAVEVDSKVAAWLQHTDDMQTCSRELSECQTNLTELWRLLQSLELLHRVASVPLICDSQNLVSERPKKEKRSSKIWCTKNSAKEEAAGTAVSSRLHASDPSLPDCLDPPLPSAFSLQPESSQLQQNFCSLAQKVHSSLKSAFDSLSLERERLHQSWLHPEQRETPVTQIANLRNALSEVSSQNMELQTHLTRIHSLSTSSDSTIASFVSVSQEEVSPGVGERSLKQQGSNDSSASLSDSQAEFFDAFEVVVCGSSSENDASDAESCVSNMTYSNSEEQLDCREGAATLRKVTVPSAPSIPSRAAQYAGRRTCLPAPGPNTSNISLWNIMRNNIGKDLSRVSMPVQLNEPLGTLQRLCEELEYSELLDAANQRQDPFERMVFVAAFAISAYASAYHRSGSKPFNPVLGETYECEREDKGLRFISEQVSHHPPISVCQAESDNFIFWQDVRWKNKFWGKSLEIVPVGMVNVTLTKFGDHYEWNKVTSCIHNILSGQRWIEHYGEVVIRNNSSSICQCKITFCKSKYWGSNMNEVQGAVLDEAGTVIHRLGGRWHEGIYCGTPPKTHCIWKPNPMPADFDRYYGFTRYALELNELNPELKLLLPPTDTRLRPDQRYLEEGNVEAAEMEKQRVEQLQRERRKVLEENGLPYQPRFFTRTVDVSGKELWFSNGTYWKVRKDPGFSEMDNAVLW, from the exons ATGAGCTCCACAGAGAAGGCCCCGCCCCCTCGCCACAAGCCGCCGCCCCCCTCGCGGAGCAACAGCACCGCCTCCTCCCGACACCTGGGCACGAGGCAG AGCTCGAGGAACTGGGAGGTGATGGAGGATCCGCAGAACGAGATTGGTGGAGGCGAAGGGGGAGGGCGGGACTTGGCACAGCCCGATAAGCAGGAAGGGTACCTGCTGAAAAAGAGGAAGTGGCCCCTTAAGGGATGGCACAag AGGTATTTTGTGCTGGACAGCGGGATTCTCAAATACGCCAAGACTCAGCAAGAT ATCAGTAAGGGGAAGCTCCGCGGCTCGATCAACGTCAGTCTGTCTGTCATGTCCGTCAACAAGAAATCCAAACGCATTGATCTGGATGCTGAAGACAACTTGTATCACCTCAAG GGGAAGTCTCAGGAAGTGTTCTCTGCCTGGGTCTCTCGTCTCCGCGCTCATCGGATCTTTCGCAAGAGCGACTTGGCCCGGCTGCAGAATGGGATGCTCACATCGCTGTCTGCCCTTGAACCCCTGCCCAGCAATGGAGCTCTGCTGGGTCTG ATCTCTCAGATCCAGCCCCACAATCCCTTGCATCTAAGCCCCGAGTCTGGCCCCCTGCACAGTATCCCCTCCCTGGCTGTAGAGGTAGACAGTAAGGTGGCTGCCTGGCTGCAGCACACTGACGACATGCAGACGTGCTCCAGGG AGCTCTCCGAATGCCAGACAAACTTGACCGAGCTGTGGAGGCTGCTGCAGAGTCTGGAGCTGCTCCATCGAGTCGCCTCCGTCCCCCTCATCTGTGACAGCCAG AATTTGGTGTCGGAGAGACCCAAGAAGGAGAAGCGATCGTCCAAGATCTGGTGCACCAAAAACTCTGCAAAGGAGGAAGCTGCAGGCACG GCTGTCTCGTCCCGGCTCCATGCCTCAGACCCCAGCCTGCCTGACTGCCTGGACCCTCCCCTCCCCAGTGCCTTCTCCCTCCAGCCAGAGTCCAGCCAGCTCCAGCAGAACTTCTGCAGCCTGGCGCAGAAAG TCCACTCCTCCTTGAAAAGTGCCTTCGACTCCCTGTCTCTGGAGCGAGAACGCCTGCATCAGAGCTGGCTGCACCCCGAGCAGAGAGAGACCCCCGTCACACAGATAGCAAACCTGCGCAACGCCCTGTCAGAG GTCTCCTCTCAGAACATGGAGCTACAGACCCACCTGACCCGAATTCACTCACTGTCCACCTCATCGGACTCCACCATCGCGTCCTTTGTGTCTGTGAGCCAAGAGGAG GTCTCCCCTGGCGTCGGTGAGCGATCTCTAAAGCAGCAGGGCTCCAATGACAGCTCGGCGTCTCTGTCGGACTCCCAAGCCGAATTCTTCGACGCCTTCGAGGTCGTCGTCTGCGGCAGCTCCTCGGAGAACGACGCCTCCGACGCAGAGTCCTGCGTGAGCAACATGACCTACAGCAACTCCGAGGAGCAGCTGGACTGCAGGGAGGGAGCCGCGACCCTCAGGAAAG TGACTGTTCCCAGCGCTCCCAGTATCCCCAGCAGGGCTGCCCAGTACGCTGGCCGGCGGACCTGCCTCCCAGCCCCCGGCCCCAACACCAGCAACATCAGCCTGTGGAACATCATGCGCAACAACATTGGGAAGGATCTGTCCCGCGTCTCCATGCCGGTGCAGCTGAACGAGCCCCTGGGCACCCTGCAGAGACTGTGTGAGGAGCTGGAGTACTCTGAGCTGCTGGACGCTGCCAACCAGAGACAGGACCCCTTTGAGAGGATG GTGTTCGTCGCTGCGTTCGCTATCTCGGCCTACGCCTCTGCGTATCACCGGTCCGGCAGTAAACCCTTCAACCCGGTTCTGGGGGAGACGTACGAGTGCGAGCGAGAGGATAAGGGCCTCCGCTTCATCAGCGAGCAG GTCAGCCATCACCCTCCAATCTCTGTGTGTCAGGCTGAGTCTGACAACTTCATCTTCTGGCAAG ACGTCAGGTGGAAAAACAAATTCTGGGGGAAGTCGCTGGAGATCGTTCCAGTAGGGATGGTGAACGTCACTCTTACAAA GTTCGGGGACCACTACGAGTGGAACAAGGTGACCTCCTGCATTCACAACATCCTGAGCGGCCAGCGCTGGATCGAGCACTACGGGGAGGTGGTGATCcgaaacaacagcagcagcatctgCCAGTGCAAGATCACCTTCTGCAAG TCCAAGTACTGGGGCTCTAATATGAATGAGGTGCAGGGGGCTGTGCTGGACGAGGCTGGCACGGTGATCCATCGACTCGGGGGACGCTGGCACGAGGGCATCTACTGCGGGACCCCCCCCAAGACGCACTGCATCTGGAAACCAA ACCCCATGCCTGCCGACTTCGACCGCTATTACGGCTTCACACGGTACGCTTTGGAGCTGAACGAGCTGAACCCAGAGCTGAAGCTGCTGCTGCCGCCCACCGACACCCGGCTCCGACCCGACCAGAG GTACCTGGAGGAGGGGAATGTGGAGGCCGCGGAGATGGAGAAGCAGCGGGTGGAGCAGCTCCAGCGAGAACGTCGCAAAGTCCTGGAGGAGAACGGACTGCCATACCAGCCACGCTTCTTCAC GAGAACGGTGGACGTCAGTGGTAAGGAGTTATGGTTTAGCAACGGGACATACTGGAAAGTTAGGAAGGACCCGGGATTTTCAGAAATGGACAACGCTGTTCTGTGGTGA
- the LOC117433230 gene encoding oxysterol-binding protein-related protein 7-like isoform X1: MSSTEKAPPPRHKPPPPSRSNSTASSRHLGTRQSSRNWEVMEDPQNEIGGGEGGGRDLAQPDKQEGYLLKKRKWPLKGWHKRYFVLDSGILKYAKTQQDISKGKLRGSINVSLSVMSVNKKSKRIDLDAEDNLYHLKGKSQEVFSAWVSRLRAHRIFRKSDLARLQNGMLTSLSALEPLPSNGALLGLISQIQPHNPLHLSPESGPLHSIPSLAVEVDSKVAAWLQHTDDMQTCSRELSECQTNLTELWRLLQSLELLHRVASVPLICDSQNLVSERPKKEKRSSKIWCTKNSAKEEAAGTAVSSRLHASDPSLPDCLDPPLPSAFSLQPESSQLQQNFCSLAQKVHSSLKSAFDSLSLERERLHQSWLHPEQRETPVTQIANLRNALSEVSSQNMELQTHLTRIHSLSTSSDSTIASFVSVSQEEQVSPGVGERSLKQQGSNDSSASLSDSQAEFFDAFEVVVCGSSSENDASDAESCVSNMTYSNSEEQLDCREGAATLRKVTVPSAPSIPSRAAQYAGRRTCLPAPGPNTSNISLWNIMRNNIGKDLSRVSMPVQLNEPLGTLQRLCEELEYSELLDAANQRQDPFERMVFVAAFAISAYASAYHRSGSKPFNPVLGETYECEREDKGLRFISEQVSHHPPISVCQAESDNFIFWQDVRWKNKFWGKSLEIVPVGMVNVTLTKFGDHYEWNKVTSCIHNILSGQRWIEHYGEVVIRNNSSSICQCKITFCKSKYWGSNMNEVQGAVLDEAGTVIHRLGGRWHEGIYCGTPPKTHCIWKPNPMPADFDRYYGFTRYALELNELNPELKLLLPPTDTRLRPDQRYLEEGNVEAAEMEKQRVEQLQRERRKVLEENGLPYQPRFFTRTVDVSGKELWFSNGTYWKVRKDPGFSEMDNAVLW; encoded by the exons ATGAGCTCCACAGAGAAGGCCCCGCCCCCTCGCCACAAGCCGCCGCCCCCCTCGCGGAGCAACAGCACCGCCTCCTCCCGACACCTGGGCACGAGGCAG AGCTCGAGGAACTGGGAGGTGATGGAGGATCCGCAGAACGAGATTGGTGGAGGCGAAGGGGGAGGGCGGGACTTGGCACAGCCCGATAAGCAGGAAGGGTACCTGCTGAAAAAGAGGAAGTGGCCCCTTAAGGGATGGCACAag AGGTATTTTGTGCTGGACAGCGGGATTCTCAAATACGCCAAGACTCAGCAAGAT ATCAGTAAGGGGAAGCTCCGCGGCTCGATCAACGTCAGTCTGTCTGTCATGTCCGTCAACAAGAAATCCAAACGCATTGATCTGGATGCTGAAGACAACTTGTATCACCTCAAG GGGAAGTCTCAGGAAGTGTTCTCTGCCTGGGTCTCTCGTCTCCGCGCTCATCGGATCTTTCGCAAGAGCGACTTGGCCCGGCTGCAGAATGGGATGCTCACATCGCTGTCTGCCCTTGAACCCCTGCCCAGCAATGGAGCTCTGCTGGGTCTG ATCTCTCAGATCCAGCCCCACAATCCCTTGCATCTAAGCCCCGAGTCTGGCCCCCTGCACAGTATCCCCTCCCTGGCTGTAGAGGTAGACAGTAAGGTGGCTGCCTGGCTGCAGCACACTGACGACATGCAGACGTGCTCCAGGG AGCTCTCCGAATGCCAGACAAACTTGACCGAGCTGTGGAGGCTGCTGCAGAGTCTGGAGCTGCTCCATCGAGTCGCCTCCGTCCCCCTCATCTGTGACAGCCAG AATTTGGTGTCGGAGAGACCCAAGAAGGAGAAGCGATCGTCCAAGATCTGGTGCACCAAAAACTCTGCAAAGGAGGAAGCTGCAGGCACG GCTGTCTCGTCCCGGCTCCATGCCTCAGACCCCAGCCTGCCTGACTGCCTGGACCCTCCCCTCCCCAGTGCCTTCTCCCTCCAGCCAGAGTCCAGCCAGCTCCAGCAGAACTTCTGCAGCCTGGCGCAGAAAG TCCACTCCTCCTTGAAAAGTGCCTTCGACTCCCTGTCTCTGGAGCGAGAACGCCTGCATCAGAGCTGGCTGCACCCCGAGCAGAGAGAGACCCCCGTCACACAGATAGCAAACCTGCGCAACGCCCTGTCAGAG GTCTCCTCTCAGAACATGGAGCTACAGACCCACCTGACCCGAATTCACTCACTGTCCACCTCATCGGACTCCACCATCGCGTCCTTTGTGTCTGTGAGCCAAGAGGAG CAGGTCTCCCCTGGCGTCGGTGAGCGATCTCTAAAGCAGCAGGGCTCCAATGACAGCTCGGCGTCTCTGTCGGACTCCCAAGCCGAATTCTTCGACGCCTTCGAGGTCGTCGTCTGCGGCAGCTCCTCGGAGAACGACGCCTCCGACGCAGAGTCCTGCGTGAGCAACATGACCTACAGCAACTCCGAGGAGCAGCTGGACTGCAGGGAGGGAGCCGCGACCCTCAGGAAAG TGACTGTTCCCAGCGCTCCCAGTATCCCCAGCAGGGCTGCCCAGTACGCTGGCCGGCGGACCTGCCTCCCAGCCCCCGGCCCCAACACCAGCAACATCAGCCTGTGGAACATCATGCGCAACAACATTGGGAAGGATCTGTCCCGCGTCTCCATGCCGGTGCAGCTGAACGAGCCCCTGGGCACCCTGCAGAGACTGTGTGAGGAGCTGGAGTACTCTGAGCTGCTGGACGCTGCCAACCAGAGACAGGACCCCTTTGAGAGGATG GTGTTCGTCGCTGCGTTCGCTATCTCGGCCTACGCCTCTGCGTATCACCGGTCCGGCAGTAAACCCTTCAACCCGGTTCTGGGGGAGACGTACGAGTGCGAGCGAGAGGATAAGGGCCTCCGCTTCATCAGCGAGCAG GTCAGCCATCACCCTCCAATCTCTGTGTGTCAGGCTGAGTCTGACAACTTCATCTTCTGGCAAG ACGTCAGGTGGAAAAACAAATTCTGGGGGAAGTCGCTGGAGATCGTTCCAGTAGGGATGGTGAACGTCACTCTTACAAA GTTCGGGGACCACTACGAGTGGAACAAGGTGACCTCCTGCATTCACAACATCCTGAGCGGCCAGCGCTGGATCGAGCACTACGGGGAGGTGGTGATCcgaaacaacagcagcagcatctgCCAGTGCAAGATCACCTTCTGCAAG TCCAAGTACTGGGGCTCTAATATGAATGAGGTGCAGGGGGCTGTGCTGGACGAGGCTGGCACGGTGATCCATCGACTCGGGGGACGCTGGCACGAGGGCATCTACTGCGGGACCCCCCCCAAGACGCACTGCATCTGGAAACCAA ACCCCATGCCTGCCGACTTCGACCGCTATTACGGCTTCACACGGTACGCTTTGGAGCTGAACGAGCTGAACCCAGAGCTGAAGCTGCTGCTGCCGCCCACCGACACCCGGCTCCGACCCGACCAGAG GTACCTGGAGGAGGGGAATGTGGAGGCCGCGGAGATGGAGAAGCAGCGGGTGGAGCAGCTCCAGCGAGAACGTCGCAAAGTCCTGGAGGAGAACGGACTGCCATACCAGCCACGCTTCTTCAC GAGAACGGTGGACGTCAGTGGTAAGGAGTTATGGTTTAGCAACGGGACATACTGGAAAGTTAGGAAGGACCCGGGATTTTCAGAAATGGACAACGCTGTTCTGTGGTGA
- the mrpl10 gene encoding large ribosomal subunit protein uL10m produces the protein MATTLCSRAVQKLGWLPCTQSVRHGSKSVTRHRKPVHFLKQKLMALTQYIPPQPAVSERCIIPPSKQVQEESGLTRLLKREVEALFRDNKMVAVFQNNAVTAEDMLQLKHRLMKHGIAVKFYPNQVARSYLSDSKYSNLLPLFIGQNILLVSREPKVKEMLQTLRTMPHIILLGACVEDALLSRQGVLNYSKLPSLAVIQGEVVGGLSLMTSQTASLLQHHPLQLSRLLQQYVKQQSEGDGGETEGAEAQ, from the exons ATGGCTACGACCTTGTGCAGCAGGGCTGTGCAGAAATTGG GCTGGCTGCCCTGCACTCAGAGCGTGCGCCACGGCTCCAAGTCTGTCACACGACATCGCAAGCCTGTGCACTTCCTTAAGCAGAAACTGATGGCATTGACACAGTACATTCCTCCCCAGCCTGCTGTTTCTGAGAGGTGCATCATCCCCCCAAGCAAACAAGTCCAGGag GAAAGCGGTCTAACAAGGCTGCTGAAGAGGGAAGTGGAGGCGTTGTTCCGTGATAATAAAATGGTCGCCGTGTTCCAAAATAACGCCGTCACAGCCGAGGACATGCTGCAACTGAAACACCGGCTGATGAAACACGGCATCGCGGTGAAGTTCTACCCAAACCAG GTGGCCAGGTCCTACCTGTCGGACTCCAAGTACTCGAACCTGCTTCCCCTCTTCATCGGACAGAACATTTTGCTGGTGAGCAGGGAGCCCAAAGTGAAGGAGATGCTGCAGACTCTGAGGACCATGCCCCATATCATCCTGCTAG ggGCCTGTGTTGAAGACGCTCTGCTGAGCAGACAGGGGGTCTTAAACTACTCCAAGCTGCCATCACTGGCCGTCATCCAAGGGGAAGTGGTGGGTGGGCTCTCGCTGATGACATCACAGACCGCCTCCCTCCTGCAGCATCAccccctgcagctctccaggctGCTGCAGCAGTacgtgaagcagcagagtgaggGGGATGGCGGGGAGACTGAGGGAGCAGAGGCACAATAG